A region of Trypanosoma brucei brucei TREU927 chromosome 1, complete sequence DNA encodes the following proteins:
- a CDS encoding glutaredoxin, putative: protein MNNALDPAKAPQFLDMMLRRNKMVMVSATYCQFCTKLKMLLIELKHRFVSLEIDIIPNGREVFAEVVGRTGVHTVPQVFLNGKYFGGYDELVAMYRAGHLSAEIERG, encoded by the coding sequence ATGAATAACGCATTGGATCCGGCAAAGGCACCACAATTTCTTGATATGATGTTGCGCCGCAATAAAATGGTAATGGTGTCCGCCACGTATTGTCAGTTCTGCACAAAACTGAAGATGTTACTGATTGAACTCAAACACCGTTTCGTTTCACTTGAAATTGATATTATTCCCAACGGTCGTGAAGTGTTTGCAGAAGTGGTGGGACGCACGGGTGTACATACGGTGCCTCAAGTTTTTCTTAATGGGAAGTATTTTGGCGGTTATGATGAACTTGTTGCAATGTACCGGGCAGGGCACCTTTCAGCCGAAATTGAAAGGGGCTGA